Proteins found in one Pseudomonas mosselii genomic segment:
- the mobH gene encoding MobH family relaxase → MLSLFQRKRPAVATAPTPPPASDLPKGLMRPESAASLLATPRRQKLLEHIWQRTSLSRKQFAVLYRAPLERYAELVQAFPASESHHHAYPGGMLDHGLEIVAYALKLRQSHLLPIGASPEDQAAQAEAWTAAVAYAALLHDIGKIAVDLHVELADGSLWHPWYGPLHQPYRFRYRDDREYRLHSAATGLLYRQLLDTQLLDWLSDYRDLWGPLLYVLAGQYEHAGVLGELVVQADRASVAQELGGDPARAMAAPKHALQRKLLDGLRYLLKEELKLNQPEASDGWLTEDALWLVSKTVSDKLRAHLLSQGIDGIPANNTAVFNVLQDHGMLQPTLDGKAVWRATVTSNAGWTHSFTLLRLAPALIWEAGERPAPFAGTVAIDTSPVEKHAAAASSPEVAAKPTPGGQESPPWEGGSAADPIIAPLAEAMPDVMEDLLTMVGMGDSSATQQDESTIPTELSATRPEAPPPSIVASSPSSPAPAATPAATTVQPSGEHFMAWLKQGIASRRLIINDAKALVHTVSDTAYLVSPGVFQRYAQEHPQLAAIARQEKLEPWQWAQKRFEKLAAHRKQASGLNIWTCHVSGPRKSRQLHGYLLTQPGALFERVPPNNPYLCLFNEEAGREVSLAAK, encoded by the coding sequence ATGCTTTCCCTGTTCCAGCGAAAACGGCCCGCGGTCGCTACCGCTCCAACGCCACCACCCGCATCCGACCTCCCGAAAGGGTTGATGCGGCCCGAGTCGGCCGCATCGCTGCTGGCCACCCCGCGTCGGCAGAAGCTGCTGGAGCACATCTGGCAGCGCACGTCTCTGTCGCGCAAGCAGTTCGCCGTCCTGTACCGCGCGCCGCTGGAGCGCTACGCCGAACTGGTTCAGGCCTTCCCGGCTTCCGAATCGCATCATCATGCGTACCCGGGCGGGATGCTCGACCATGGCCTGGAGATCGTTGCCTATGCCCTCAAGCTGCGGCAGTCCCATCTGCTTCCCATCGGCGCAAGCCCCGAGGACCAAGCTGCGCAGGCTGAAGCCTGGACTGCTGCGGTCGCCTATGCCGCGTTGTTGCACGACATCGGCAAGATCGCCGTCGATCTGCACGTCGAACTGGCCGATGGCTCGCTGTGGCACCCGTGGTACGGTCCGCTGCACCAGCCGTACCGCTTCCGCTACCGCGACGATCGCGAATACCGCCTGCATAGCGCGGCGACGGGCTTGCTCTACCGCCAACTGCTGGACACCCAACTCCTGGACTGGCTCAGTGACTATCGCGACCTGTGGGGACCGCTGCTCTACGTCCTGGCCGGCCAGTACGAGCATGCCGGTGTGCTGGGCGAACTCGTGGTGCAGGCCGACCGCGCCTCCGTGGCCCAGGAACTGGGCGGCGATCCGGCGCGCGCCATGGCCGCGCCCAAGCACGCGCTGCAACGCAAGCTGCTTGACGGGTTGCGCTACCTGCTCAAGGAAGAGTTGAAGTTGAATCAGCCCGAGGCCTCCGATGGCTGGCTCACCGAGGATGCCTTGTGGCTGGTGAGCAAGACGGTCTCGGACAAGCTGCGCGCGCACCTGTTATCGCAGGGCATCGATGGCATCCCTGCGAACAACACCGCCGTCTTCAACGTGCTGCAGGACCACGGCATGTTGCAGCCCACACTGGACGGGAAGGCGGTCTGGCGGGCGACCGTGACCAGCAACGCCGGCTGGACCCACTCATTCACGCTGCTGCGCCTCGCACCTGCGCTGATCTGGGAGGCTGGCGAGCGACCGGCGCCGTTCGCCGGGACGGTAGCGATCGACACGTCACCTGTCGAGAAGCACGCCGCTGCGGCATCGTCGCCGGAGGTCGCGGCGAAACCGACCCCAGGAGGTCAGGAATCGCCGCCATGGGAAGGCGGCAGCGCTGCTGACCCAATTATCGCCCCCCTGGCTGAGGCCATGCCCGACGTCATGGAGGATCTGCTGACGATGGTAGGAATGGGCGATTCGTCCGCCACACAGCAGGATGAGTCAACCATCCCCACCGAACTCTCTGCCACACGCCCTGAAGCACCACCACCATCGATCGTGGCATCTTCACCCTCATCACCGGCGCCCGCGGCCACACCAGCAGCGACAACGGTGCAGCCATCTGGCGAGCACTTCATGGCATGGCTGAAACAGGGGATTGCCTCGCGTCGGCTCATCATCAATGACGCGAAGGCACTCGTGCATACCGTCAGCGATACCGCATACTTGGTCAGCCCAGGAGTGTTCCAGCGATACGCTCAAGAGCATCCGCAGTTGGCAGCCATTGCCCGCCAGGAAAAACTGGAGCCGTGGCAGTGGGCACAAAAGCGCTTCGAGAAGCTGGCCGCGCACCGCAAGCAGGCCAGCGGCCTGAACATCTGGACTTGTCACGTCTCAGGGCCGCGCAAATCGCGGCAGTTGCACGGCTACCTGTTGACGCAGCCCGGTGCGTTGTTCGAGCGAGTGCCGCCCAACAACCCCTACTTGTGCCTCTTCAACGAGGAGGCGGGGCGTGAAGTCTCGCTGGCTGCGAAATGA
- a CDS encoding AraC family transcriptional regulator yields MPVDYLPGMLGSIANSAVKFAKTDNLVRPPRGLPASPNAVAAATVSCDLVEDLLRSLRSLCSDQALDRCLQQAGIVKAFISHPGSRLTHDQLVGLYRRSAAATGDEMMGLWSRPIRTGALKYIVRAVMDAPSIEVALYRFTQVWNLLLDDYRLSLTKADASLRLELVPRSSKAGGNRFGHALMLKLTHGIVSWLAGREVPVRSVAFAFPRPSFAADYSILFPAPIDFCGPLSQITFHAELAKVRPKRSASDARSFLERAPRDWIFTSYHQHALRLKVRELLHVDLGRTLDDVSSRLHMSSRTLMRKLQQEGLSFQGIKDELRRDLAILHLVRNDSSLEEISDALGFSAPAVFHRAFRHWTGMTPGRYRAAQQGISHGVTL; encoded by the coding sequence ATGCCCGTAGATTACTTACCGGGGATGCTGGGCTCAATTGCCAATAGCGCCGTGAAATTTGCAAAAACTGACAATCTCGTCAGGCCGCCAAGAGGACTTCCTGCGAGCCCAAATGCCGTCGCGGCGGCCACGGTCTCATGCGATCTGGTGGAGGACCTGCTGCGCAGCCTGCGCTCGCTGTGCTCGGACCAGGCCCTGGATCGCTGCCTGCAGCAGGCCGGCATCGTGAAGGCATTCATCAGCCACCCCGGCTCGCGTCTGACGCACGATCAACTGGTCGGGCTGTACCGACGAAGCGCCGCTGCCACCGGCGATGAAATGATGGGACTGTGGAGCCGGCCCATACGGACCGGCGCTTTGAAGTACATCGTCCGAGCGGTCATGGACGCGCCAAGCATCGAGGTAGCGCTGTATCGCTTCACGCAGGTCTGGAACCTGCTGCTGGACGACTACAGGCTGAGTCTCACGAAGGCAGACGCCTCCTTGCGCTTGGAACTTGTCCCGCGGTCTTCCAAAGCGGGGGGGAACCGATTCGGGCACGCACTGATGCTGAAGCTGACGCACGGCATCGTGTCATGGCTCGCCGGCCGAGAGGTCCCGGTGCGCAGTGTGGCCTTCGCTTTTCCACGCCCATCATTTGCAGCCGACTATTCGATCCTGTTTCCGGCCCCGATCGATTTCTGCGGACCCCTCTCTCAGATCACCTTTCACGCCGAACTCGCAAAGGTCCGGCCGAAACGCAGCGCGTCCGACGCGCGCAGCTTCCTGGAGCGGGCGCCGCGCGACTGGATTTTCACCTCCTACCACCAGCACGCCCTCCGGCTGAAGGTGCGTGAGCTGCTGCATGTGGATCTCGGACGGACGCTGGACGATGTTTCCAGCCGGCTGCACATGTCCTCGCGGACATTGATGCGCAAGCTGCAGCAGGAAGGGCTGTCGTTCCAGGGCATCAAGGATGAGTTGCGCAGGGATCTGGCCATCCTCCACCTTGTGCGCAACGACAGCTCACTGGAGGAGATATCCGATGCTTTGGGCTTCAGTGCCCCTGCCGTCTTCCACCGCGCGTTCCGCCACTGGACGGGTATGACCCCCGGACGATACCGGGCGGCGCAGCAGGGCATTTCCCATGGGGTTACGCTCTGA
- a CDS encoding crotonase/enoyl-CoA hydratase family protein yields the protein MSEPILLTSEQDNIGIVTLNMAHKRNALNEEAIAAIDAYFSAVPSHIRAILLTAKGDHFCAGLDLKEHHDKARSGVEFMRVCQGWHRAFDKIQHGGIPVVACLQGAVVGGGLELASAAHVRVADSRTFFALPEGTRGIFTGGGATVRTARIISAPRMVEMMLTGRVLDAREGRELGLAHYVCDIAKGDTPAPEFALTLAKKIAGNAPLSNYAIVSAISRIADMSATDGLFTEGLVMAMIQQGDDVQERLGDFVNKKAHKVQLNA from the coding sequence ATGTCCGAGCCCATTCTGCTGACCTCCGAACAAGACAACATCGGCATCGTCACGCTCAACATGGCGCACAAGCGCAACGCGCTCAATGAGGAAGCGATCGCCGCCATCGACGCCTATTTCTCAGCGGTGCCCAGCCACATCCGGGCCATCCTCCTGACGGCCAAGGGCGATCACTTCTGTGCCGGCCTGGACCTCAAGGAACATCACGACAAGGCACGCAGCGGCGTCGAGTTCATGCGCGTCTGCCAGGGCTGGCACCGCGCGTTCGACAAGATCCAGCATGGCGGCATTCCCGTGGTCGCCTGCCTGCAGGGAGCGGTCGTGGGCGGCGGGCTGGAACTGGCCAGCGCAGCCCACGTGCGCGTTGCCGACAGCCGCACCTTCTTCGCACTGCCCGAGGGCACCCGAGGCATCTTCACGGGCGGCGGCGCCACGGTGCGCACTGCGCGGATCATCTCCGCCCCTCGCATGGTGGAGATGATGCTCACCGGACGGGTCCTCGATGCGCGGGAGGGCCGCGAACTGGGTTTGGCCCACTACGTATGCGACATCGCGAAAGGCGACACGCCCGCACCCGAGTTCGCCCTGACCCTCGCAAAGAAGATCGCGGGCAATGCGCCCCTTTCAAACTACGCCATCGTCAGCGCCATCAGCCGCATCGCCGACATGTCGGCCACGGACGGGCTGTTCACCGAGGGGCTGGTGATGGCCATGATCCAGCAGGGTGACGATGTGCAGGAGCGCCTGGGCGATTTCGTGAACAAGAAGGCGCACAAGGTCCAACTGAATGCTTGA
- a CDS encoding DsrE family protein — MQTTDFVATIFDGRSNPNKVTVTFIMALNALLKGHTATIILMVEAVELGQPGAAAGLDIGKPFEPVADLLEKFLENGGRIAICGSCMIHNGMTAAQMDPRFSVINAPDVVELLMGARGSLQVT; from the coding sequence ATGCAGACCACCGACTTCGTTGCGACCATTTTTGACGGAAGAAGCAATCCCAACAAGGTGACCGTGACCTTCATCATGGCGCTCAACGCGCTGCTCAAGGGACATACGGCGACCATCATCCTGATGGTGGAAGCCGTGGAACTGGGACAACCCGGCGCGGCCGCTGGATTGGACATCGGCAAGCCTTTCGAACCCGTTGCCGATCTGCTGGAGAAATTCTTGGAAAATGGAGGTCGCATTGCCATCTGCGGCTCGTGCATGATCCACAACGGTATGACCGCCGCGCAGATGGACCCGCGTTTTAGCGTCATCAACGCACCCGATGTGGTGGAGTTGCTGATGGGCGCCAGGGGGTCCTTGCAAGTGACCTGA
- a CDS encoding carboxymuconolactone decarboxylase family protein has product MTTSYRQLTQDVVAHLAPLHKGVPQVMKSFGEMGKAAIADGALDAKTKELIALAIGVAARCDGCIGFHAKALVKLGATAAEVHEALGVAIYMGGGPSAMYASNAVAAFNEFAALSSIPGAPASAP; this is encoded by the coding sequence ATGACGACAAGTTACCGGCAACTGACGCAGGACGTGGTGGCTCACCTGGCGCCCCTGCACAAGGGAGTGCCGCAGGTCATGAAGAGTTTTGGTGAGATGGGCAAGGCAGCGATCGCCGACGGCGCACTCGACGCCAAGACGAAAGAGCTGATCGCGTTGGCGATCGGCGTGGCCGCGCGGTGCGATGGCTGCATCGGCTTTCATGCCAAGGCATTGGTCAAGCTCGGCGCGACGGCTGCGGAGGTCCATGAGGCCCTGGGCGTGGCCATCTATATGGGAGGGGGTCCGTCGGCGATGTACGCATCGAACGCGGTGGCCGCCTTCAACGAGTTCGCGGCGCTGTCCAGCATTCCGGGCGCGCCGGCCAGCGCCCCGTAG
- a CDS encoding MFS transporter, which yields MTPPASLPPPAATDARRNVGLLMAAQSLGGAAPPIIISLGGIVGQMLASNPSLATLPVSLYNLGLALSTIPAALLMRRLGRRAAYALGALLGSVSGLIAALGVLWGSFETFCVGTAMAGFYGACVQSYRFAASDAVPPPQRATVISRIMIGGLIAAVIGPQVVIWTRDAWPMAPFAGSFLGQAGLALLALPLLLMLRMPPPQASAVVGAARPLAVIARSPGFVVAVTAGIVSYGLMAFIMTAAPMAMVGCGHTVGEAALGIQWHVLAMFAPSFFTGHLIARFGKTAITACGLVLIGTSGLLALAGLELLHFWGSLILLGVGWNFGFIGATALVTDCYTAPERAKVQALNDFLVFGTVAVASFGSGRLLNTSGWETINGLMLPLIALVLALLGWLAWRNRRQSAAAAAP from the coding sequence ATGACGCCACCTGCTTCGCTGCCACCGCCCGCTGCGACAGATGCCCGCCGCAATGTGGGCCTGCTGATGGCCGCCCAATCGCTGGGCGGCGCCGCGCCACCCATCATCATTTCGCTGGGCGGCATCGTGGGTCAGATGCTGGCCAGCAACCCTTCGCTGGCCACACTGCCGGTCAGCCTCTACAACCTGGGGCTGGCGCTGTCGACCATCCCTGCGGCCCTGCTGATGCGTCGTCTGGGCCGGCGCGCGGCCTATGCGTTGGGGGCGCTGCTGGGTTCGGTGTCCGGGCTCATCGCCGCATTGGGCGTCCTGTGGGGCAGTTTCGAGACCTTCTGCGTGGGCACGGCGATGGCTGGCTTCTACGGCGCGTGCGTGCAGAGCTACCGCTTCGCGGCCAGCGATGCGGTGCCGCCGCCGCAGCGCGCCACCGTCATCTCGCGCATCATGATCGGCGGCCTGATCGCCGCGGTCATCGGCCCGCAGGTCGTCATCTGGACGCGCGACGCCTGGCCCATGGCGCCGTTCGCTGGCAGCTTCCTCGGGCAGGCGGGCCTGGCGCTGCTGGCCTTGCCGCTGCTGCTGATGCTGCGCATGCCGCCGCCCCAGGCGTCCGCCGTCGTGGGCGCGGCGCGCCCGCTGGCAGTGATCGCGCGCAGTCCAGGCTTCGTCGTGGCCGTCACGGCGGGCATCGTGTCCTACGGCCTGATGGCTTTCATCATGACGGCCGCGCCGATGGCCATGGTGGGTTGCGGCCACACCGTGGGCGAGGCGGCGCTGGGCATCCAGTGGCACGTGCTCGCCATGTTTGCGCCGAGCTTCTTCACCGGCCACCTGATCGCGCGTTTCGGCAAGACCGCCATCACGGCGTGCGGACTGGTGTTGATCGGCACCTCTGGCCTGCTGGCCCTGGCCGGCCTCGAACTTCTGCACTTCTGGGGCTCGCTGATCCTGCTGGGCGTGGGCTGGAATTTCGGCTTCATCGGCGCCACGGCGCTGGTGACCGACTGCTACACCGCGCCCGAGCGCGCCAAGGTGCAGGCACTCAACGATTTCCTGGTGTTCGGCACCGTGGCCGTCGCCTCGTTCGGGTCGGGCCGGCTGCTGAACACCTCGGGCTGGGAAACCATCAACGGCCTGATGCTGCCCCTCATCGCGCTCGTGCTGGCCCTGCTGGGTTGGCTGGCTTGGCGCAACCGCCGGCAGTCGGCGGCGGCCGCTGCGCCATGA
- a CDS encoding ArsR/SmtB family transcription factor, whose protein sequence is MMVDKKDQSFLQDGAAKAAAMLRTVGNEHRLLVLCLLIEHGEMTVGALHENVALSQSALSQHLAKMREEGLVTYRRESQTLHYRIDNPDVAKLIATLKAIFCP, encoded by the coding sequence ATGATGGTTGACAAGAAAGACCAGTCGTTTCTACAGGACGGCGCGGCCAAGGCTGCGGCCATGCTGCGGACGGTCGGCAATGAGCATCGCCTGCTCGTTCTCTGCCTGCTGATCGAGCATGGCGAGATGACCGTCGGTGCCCTGCACGAAAACGTGGCGCTGAGCCAGTCCGCCTTGTCCCAGCACCTGGCCAAGATGCGCGAGGAAGGCCTGGTGACCTATCGGCGAGAGTCGCAGACCCTGCACTACCGTATCGACAACCCCGACGTGGCCAAGCTCATCGCCACGCTCAAGGCCATCTTCTGTCCCTGA